A single window of Luteipulveratus halotolerans DNA harbors:
- a CDS encoding helix-turn-helix domain-containing protein — MNRASSATAPVVGRLTQPRAATVPDENRKPAPDALTIGRRLRHVRQEAGRTLGEVAEVVGMSASALSLIENGKREPRLSVLTALADALGTPLADLLATAPPSRRAALEIRLERAQRADSYQQLGLPAVKIGPRLPMEALEALVGMHEAMASAQAERAATPEHARMANAELRERMRAADNYFGDIEEAAGELLAAIKHPGGPISRAAVDRLAGHLGYNLVHTSDLPGSTRTVTDMTHKRVYLPQPEAGQHDSRSLALQAIGHLVLGHQVPADYAEFLSQRVEINYFAAALLMPERDAVAHLHDAKQAKDIAIEDLRDAFAVSYETAAHRFTNLATRHLDIPVHFMRISRDGVIYKAYENDGVSFPRDALGAIEGQRVCRQWTARRVFEQPDLSQAFQAYTDTRSGTYWCTAVVDRTADGLFAVNVGVPYQSVKWMRGREATHRSQSRCPDPSCCAQPPAGLAQRWEGHAWPSARAHSHLLAAMPPGVFPGVDDTEVYDFLERHAPTG, encoded by the coding sequence ATGAATCGCGCTTCTTCCGCAACCGCGCCCGTGGTGGGCCGGCTGACGCAGCCTCGGGCGGCCACCGTGCCCGATGAGAACCGCAAGCCCGCTCCCGACGCCCTGACCATCGGCCGCCGCCTGCGGCACGTGCGTCAGGAGGCCGGTCGCACTCTCGGCGAGGTCGCCGAGGTGGTCGGCATGTCGGCCTCAGCGCTGTCGTTGATCGAGAACGGCAAGCGTGAGCCGCGGCTGTCCGTGCTGACCGCGCTCGCAGATGCCCTCGGTACGCCGCTCGCCGACCTCCTGGCCACGGCGCCGCCGAGTCGCCGGGCCGCCCTGGAGATCCGGCTGGAGCGGGCGCAGCGGGCCGACTCCTACCAGCAGCTCGGGCTGCCGGCCGTCAAGATCGGTCCGCGTCTGCCGATGGAGGCGCTGGAGGCTCTCGTCGGGATGCACGAGGCGATGGCGTCGGCGCAGGCCGAGCGTGCGGCCACCCCGGAGCACGCCCGGATGGCCAACGCCGAGCTGCGCGAGCGGATGCGCGCGGCCGACAACTACTTCGGTGACATCGAGGAGGCGGCGGGCGAGCTGCTCGCCGCGATCAAGCACCCGGGCGGGCCGATCAGCCGCGCCGCCGTCGACCGGCTCGCCGGCCACCTCGGCTACAACCTCGTGCACACCTCCGACCTGCCCGGGTCGACGCGGACGGTCACCGACATGACCCACAAGCGCGTCTACCTGCCGCAGCCCGAGGCCGGGCAGCACGACTCGCGCTCGCTGGCGCTGCAGGCGATCGGTCACCTCGTCCTGGGCCATCAGGTGCCGGCCGACTACGCCGAGTTCCTGTCGCAGCGGGTCGAGATCAACTACTTCGCAGCCGCGCTGCTGATGCCCGAACGCGACGCGGTCGCCCACCTGCACGACGCCAAGCAGGCCAAGGACATCGCGATCGAGGACCTGCGCGACGCGTTCGCGGTGTCGTACGAGACAGCGGCCCACCGCTTCACCAACCTCGCGACACGGCACCTCGACATCCCGGTGCACTTCATGCGCATCTCGCGTGACGGTGTCATCTACAAGGCCTACGAGAACGACGGCGTGAGCTTCCCGCGCGACGCGCTCGGCGCCATCGAGGGGCAGCGCGTGTGCCGGCAGTGGACGGCGCGTCGGGTCTTCGAGCAGCCCGACCTCAGCCAGGCGTTCCAGGCCTACACCGACACCAGGTCGGGCACGTACTGGTGCACCGCCGTCGTCGACCGCACGGCCGACGGGCTGTTCGCGGTCAACGTGGGTGTGCCGTACCAGTCGGTGAAGTGGATGCGCGGGCGCGAGGCCACCCACCGCTCGCAGTCGCGCTGCCCCGACCCGAGCTGCTGCGCCCAGCCGCCCGCCGGCCTCGCGCAGCGCTGGGAGGGCCACGCCTGGCCGAGTGCCCGCGCCCACTCGCACCTGCTGGCCGCGATGCCGCCCGGTGTGTTCCCCGGCGTCGACGACACCGAGGTCTACGACTTCCTGGAGCGGCACGCACCGACCGGATGA
- the aceA gene encoding isocitrate lyase, with the protein MTSTVNETEQLSEQGLDPRATAAAEIQKDWDTNERWKGIDRTYSADDVVKLRGSVQEEFTLARRGAEQLWNKLHTEDYVNALGALTGNQAVQQVKAGLKAIYLSGWQVAGDANLSGQTYPDQSIYPANSVPAVVRRINNALLRADQIEYSEGKKSVDEWVVPIVADAEAGFGGVLNAYELMKSMIASGASGVHWEDQLASEKKCGHLGGKVLIPTQQHVRTLNAARLAADVSDVPSLIIARTDAEAATLITTDVDDRDKPFITGERTAEGFYKVKNGIEPCIARAKAYAPYADLIWMETGTPDLELAKQFAEAVKSEFPDQMLAYNCSPSFNWKKHLDDATIAKFQNELGAMGFKFQFITLAGFHALNYSMFDLAHGYAREQMKAYVELQEREFASEDRGYTATKHQREVGAGYFDAVATAIDPNSSTTALKGSTESAQF; encoded by the coding sequence ATGACCTCCACCGTGAACGAGACCGAGCAGCTGAGCGAGCAGGGCCTGGACCCCCGCGCGACTGCCGCCGCCGAGATCCAGAAGGACTGGGACACCAACGAGCGCTGGAAGGGCATCGACCGCACGTACTCCGCGGACGACGTCGTCAAGCTGCGCGGCAGCGTCCAGGAGGAGTTCACCCTGGCCCGCCGTGGCGCGGAGCAGCTCTGGAACAAGCTCCACACCGAGGACTACGTCAACGCGCTCGGCGCGCTGACCGGCAACCAGGCCGTCCAGCAGGTCAAGGCCGGCCTCAAGGCCATCTACCTCTCCGGCTGGCAGGTCGCCGGTGACGCCAACCTCTCGGGCCAGACCTACCCCGACCAGTCGATCTACCCGGCCAACTCCGTGCCGGCCGTCGTCCGCCGCATCAACAACGCTCTGCTGCGCGCCGACCAGATCGAGTACTCCGAGGGCAAGAAGTCGGTCGACGAGTGGGTCGTGCCGATCGTGGCCGACGCCGAGGCCGGCTTCGGTGGCGTGCTCAACGCCTACGAGCTCATGAAGTCGATGATCGCCTCCGGCGCCTCGGGTGTGCACTGGGAGGACCAGCTCGCGTCCGAGAAGAAGTGCGGTCACCTCGGTGGCAAGGTGCTCATCCCGACGCAGCAGCACGTGCGCACGCTCAACGCCGCGCGCCTGGCCGCCGACGTCTCGGACGTGCCGTCGCTGATCATCGCCCGCACCGACGCCGAGGCCGCGACGCTGATCACGACCGACGTCGACGACCGCGACAAGCCGTTCATCACCGGTGAGCGCACCGCTGAGGGCTTCTACAAGGTCAAGAACGGCATCGAGCCCTGCATCGCTCGTGCGAAGGCCTACGCGCCGTACGCCGACCTCATCTGGATGGAGACCGGTACGCCGGACCTCGAGCTCGCCAAGCAGTTCGCCGAGGCCGTCAAGTCCGAGTTCCCCGACCAGATGCTGGCGTACAACTGCTCGCCGTCCTTCAACTGGAAGAAGCACCTGGACGACGCCACGATCGCCAAGTTCCAGAATGAGCTCGGCGCGATGGGCTTCAAGTTCCAGTTCATCACCCTGGCCGGCTTCCACGCCCTCAACTACTCGATGTTCGACCTGGCCCACGGCTACGCCCGTGAGCAGATGAAGGCGTACGTCGAGCTGCAGGAGCGCGAGTTCGCCAGTGAGGACCGCGGCTACACCGCGACCAAGCACCAGCGTGAGGTCGGCGCCGGCTACTTCGACGCCGTTGCCACCGCGATCGACCCGAACAGCTCCACCACGGCGCTCAAGGGCTCGACGGAGTCGGCTCAGTTCTGA
- the aceB gene encoding malate synthase A, translating to MTTTIRGTMHPRFDEILTPEAVAFVAALDGAFAGRRAELLQARRDRARRISAGENLDFLPETKNIRNDPSWTVAAPGPGLTDRRCELVSPATRKMGVHAQRSGAQVWLADLEDATAPSWDNVISGQVNLHDAVRGRLDYTDEDGQTEHGQLNPPTIIMRPRAWHLCEKHIAIDGRPISASLVDFGLYFFHNAQALIDGGAGPYFYLPKIESHLEARLWNDVFVMAQDLLGIPQGTIRATVLIETLTAAFEMDEILYELRDHASGLNAGRWDYIFSYIRTFAQRGDEFVLPDRDKVTMTTPFMRAYTQLLVATCHKRGAHAIGGPAAVNPTRQDEESRHRALSQVRAEKEREAAEGFDGSWVAHPAVVETCLTAYATVLGDRTCQRDVRRIADISARDLVSLDGIQQQISLQGVRTNVTVALRYLASWVAGTGAVAIEHLMEDAATVEISRAQLWQWVHHRSQLAEGPQVTRQLVERVIDEEMTRLTRGQDESTVARFEAARDILTASALDDYLPGFFTNYGYVRYLTDRPLRMKGALTPDDLRQSEKVPADAHGNGSAA from the coding sequence ATGACCACCACGATCCGCGGCACCATGCACCCGCGATTCGACGAGATCCTGACCCCTGAGGCGGTGGCCTTCGTCGCCGCGCTCGACGGCGCGTTCGCCGGACGCCGCGCCGAGCTCCTGCAGGCGCGCCGCGACCGCGCGCGTCGCATCAGCGCGGGCGAGAACCTCGACTTCCTGCCCGAGACCAAGAACATCCGCAACGACCCGAGCTGGACCGTGGCCGCGCCCGGTCCGGGCCTCACCGACCGTCGCTGCGAGCTGGTCTCCCCCGCCACCCGCAAGATGGGCGTGCACGCCCAGCGCTCGGGCGCCCAGGTGTGGCTCGCCGACCTCGAGGACGCCACAGCCCCCTCGTGGGACAACGTCATCTCGGGTCAGGTCAACCTCCACGACGCCGTGCGCGGCCGGCTGGACTACACCGACGAGGACGGCCAGACCGAGCACGGCCAGCTCAACCCGCCGACGATCATCATGCGTCCGCGCGCCTGGCACCTGTGCGAGAAGCACATCGCCATCGACGGTCGTCCGATCTCCGCGAGCCTGGTCGACTTCGGTCTCTACTTCTTCCACAACGCCCAGGCGCTCATCGACGGTGGCGCAGGTCCGTACTTCTACCTGCCCAAGATCGAGTCGCACCTGGAGGCCCGCCTCTGGAACGACGTGTTCGTGATGGCGCAGGACCTGCTCGGCATCCCGCAGGGCACGATCCGCGCGACGGTCCTCATCGAGACGCTCACCGCGGCGTTCGAGATGGACGAGATCCTGTACGAGCTGCGTGACCACGCCTCGGGCCTGAACGCCGGCCGCTGGGACTACATCTTCAGCTACATCCGCACCTTCGCCCAGCGCGGTGACGAGTTCGTGCTGCCCGACCGCGACAAGGTCACGATGACCACGCCGTTCATGCGGGCGTACACCCAGCTGCTCGTGGCGACCTGCCACAAGCGCGGTGCGCACGCGATCGGCGGTCCTGCCGCGGTCAACCCGACCCGTCAGGACGAGGAGAGCCGCCACCGTGCACTCTCGCAGGTGCGCGCCGAGAAGGAGCGCGAGGCCGCCGAGGGCTTCGACGGCTCGTGGGTGGCGCACCCTGCGGTGGTCGAGACCTGCCTGACGGCGTACGCCACCGTGCTCGGCGACCGCACCTGCCAGCGCGACGTGCGCCGCATCGCTGACATCTCCGCACGCGACCTGGTGTCGCTGGACGGCATCCAGCAGCAGATCAGCCTGCAGGGTGTGCGCACCAACGTGACGGTGGCGCTGCGCTACCTCGCCTCGTGGGTGGCCGGCACGGGTGCAGTGGCGATCGAGCACCTGATGGAGGACGCCGCGACGGTCGAGATCTCGCGTGCCCAGCTGTGGCAGTGGGTGCACCACCGCTCGCAGCTCGCCGAGGGCCCGCAGGTCACCCGTCAGCTGGTCGAGCGCGTGATCGACGAGGAGATGACGCGCCTGACCCGTGGTCAGGACGAGTCGACGGTGGCGCGCTTCGAGGCCGCCCGCGACATCCTCACCGCGTCGGCGCTGGACGACTACCTGCCCGGGTTCTTCACCAACTACGGCTACGTCCGTTACCTCACCGACCGTCCGCTGCGGATGAAGGGCGCACTGACGCCCGACGACCTGCGTCAGTCGGAGAAGGTGCCGGCCGACGCGCACGGCAACGGATCGGCTGCCTGA
- a CDS encoding alpha/beta fold hydrolase, which yields MRRFIFPAPKPSDIPPGVELIEHAGGVAYIARAAAPDATTVVYLHGNGSDLATIRPLAELVPDRGLSFVAIEYPGYGLLSHLRTTEHAIYDRVDAMLHHLADEHGVRRPVLVGESLGTAVAVEMAARGHGRRLVLISAFTSMLAMFRRHVPGYPGVLLRDRFDSIAKIGAVHLPTLLVHGADDALVPPRMSMQLANLLPDVRRAVVPGRGHSNLWEPPSRTLTLVTEFAEAADTQTVVTD from the coding sequence GTGAGGCGGTTCATCTTCCCGGCACCCAAGCCCAGCGACATCCCTCCCGGCGTCGAGCTCATCGAGCACGCCGGGGGAGTCGCCTACATCGCGAGGGCGGCCGCACCGGATGCCACGACGGTGGTCTACCTGCACGGCAACGGCTCCGACCTCGCGACGATCCGGCCGCTCGCCGAGCTCGTCCCTGACCGCGGCCTGTCGTTCGTCGCGATCGAGTACCCGGGCTACGGCCTGCTCTCGCACCTGAGGACCACCGAGCACGCGATCTACGACCGTGTCGACGCGATGCTGCACCACCTGGCCGACGAGCACGGCGTACGCCGGCCGGTCCTGGTCGGCGAGTCGCTCGGCACCGCGGTGGCGGTCGAGATGGCCGCGCGGGGGCATGGCCGTCGGCTCGTGCTGATCTCGGCGTTCACCTCGATGCTGGCGATGTTCAGGCGTCACGTCCCGGGCTACCCCGGCGTGCTGCTGCGGGACCGGTTCGACAGCATCGCCAAGATCGGCGCCGTGCACCTGCCGACGCTGCTCGTCCACGGCGCGGACGACGCTCTCGTGCCGCCGCGCATGAGCATGCAGCTGGCCAACCTGCTGCCCGACGTACGCCGGGCGGTCGTGCCGGGCCGCGGTCACAGCAACCTGTGGGAGCCGCCGAGCCGCACCCTGACCCTGGTCACCGAGTTCGCCGAGGCCGCGGACACACAGACGGTGGTCACCGACTGA
- a CDS encoding RICIN domain-containing protein: MNKKILLGAAGLVAAAAPVIAVPAMQADAAPADAVQTLRNGMSADCIDDSDDGLRMMGCESDNPHQQWEVRVWDDGTRQLRNVATGRCLDHSNAYGLRTWTCHDQASDMSRFQSWSKAVTHGNPADAEASGITLKNQQTGAYLAEEPGGWFGIGGGGLIGVQGDGDVEPNEVWS, from the coding sequence ATGAACAAGAAGATCCTGCTGGGCGCTGCCGGCCTGGTCGCTGCGGCGGCTCCGGTCATCGCCGTACCAGCCATGCAGGCGGACGCCGCGCCGGCCGACGCCGTGCAGACGCTGCGCAACGGCATGAGCGCCGACTGCATCGACGACAGCGATGACGGCCTGCGGATGATGGGCTGCGAGTCCGACAACCCGCACCAGCAGTGGGAGGTGCGCGTGTGGGACGACGGCACGCGCCAGCTGCGCAACGTCGCGACCGGACGGTGCCTGGACCACAGCAATGCCTACGGGCTGCGCACGTGGACCTGCCACGACCAGGCGAGCGACATGTCGAGGTTCCAGAGCTGGTCCAAGGCCGTCACCCACGGCAACCCCGCCGACGCCGAGGCATCCGGTATCACGCTGAAGAACCAGCAGACCGGTGCCTACCTGGCGGAGGAGCCCGGCGGCTGGTTCGGGATCGGGGGAGGCGGACTGATCGGCGTCCAGGGCGACGGCGACGTCGAGCCGAACGAGGTCTGGAGCTGA
- a CDS encoding GNAT family N-acetyltransferase, translating into MSSDPRRLEATGARVRVSTVVESDLEPYRRAVEMSHARLSRWNPVDPHDLARHLTAQSGVHRTFVIHALAPTGGHDIVGKVNVTNIVRGRFQNATIGYDAYDPYVGRGLFGEGLRLVVSLVFAPEPRGLGLHRIDANVQPGNAESMGVLRSLGFRREGHAVGLLWLGGSDGTTAWRDHEAHAITADEWPALAYQPHRPARTVMVVNGLPGSGKTTLARALSQELGVPLLSKDLIKEAVGGRLDAADRERLGGTGSPLGAGAHEALWSLLEASPAGAVVESWFPADAVEQVRRGLERAGMRAESVPQIWCEAQGETQARPYDLGPVLRCDTSAPVSQREVVSLALQVRGHMR; encoded by the coding sequence TTGTCCAGTGATCCGCGACGGCTCGAGGCGACGGGGGCGCGCGTTCGGGTCAGCACCGTCGTCGAGTCCGACCTCGAGCCGTATCGCCGAGCGGTCGAGATGTCGCACGCGCGGCTGTCGCGCTGGAACCCCGTCGACCCCCACGACCTGGCCCGCCATCTGACCGCGCAGTCGGGTGTGCACCGCACGTTCGTCATCCACGCGCTCGCGCCGACCGGCGGGCACGACATCGTCGGCAAGGTCAACGTCACCAACATCGTGCGCGGCCGGTTCCAGAACGCCACCATCGGCTACGACGCCTACGACCCGTACGTCGGCCGCGGTCTCTTCGGCGAAGGGCTGCGCCTCGTCGTCAGCCTCGTGTTCGCACCCGAGCCGCGTGGTCTCGGCCTGCACCGCATCGACGCCAACGTGCAGCCGGGCAACGCCGAGTCGATGGGAGTCCTGCGGTCACTGGGCTTTCGGCGCGAAGGGCACGCGGTCGGACTGCTCTGGCTCGGTGGCAGCGACGGCACCACGGCCTGGCGTGACCACGAGGCCCACGCGATCACGGCCGACGAGTGGCCGGCGCTCGCCTATCAGCCGCACCGTCCGGCGCGCACCGTCATGGTCGTCAACGGCCTGCCCGGCTCGGGCAAGACCACCCTGGCGCGGGCGCTCAGCCAGGAGCTCGGGGTGCCGCTGCTGTCGAAGGACCTGATCAAGGAGGCCGTCGGCGGCCGGCTCGACGCGGCCGACCGCGAGCGCCTCGGCGGCACGGGTTCGCCGCTCGGCGCGGGTGCCCACGAGGCCCTGTGGTCGCTGCTCGAGGCGTCACCTGCCGGTGCCGTGGTCGAGTCGTGGTTCCCGGCCGACGCGGTCGAGCAGGTCCGACGCGGGCTGGAGCGTGCGGGCATGCGCGCCGAGTCAGTGCCTCAGATCTGGTGCGAGGCGCAGGGGGAGACCCAGGCGCGCCCGTACGACCTCGGTCCGGTGCTGCGCTGCGACACCAGTGCGCCGGTGTCGCAGCGCGAGGTGGTGTCGCTGGCTCTGCAGGTGCGGGGGCACATGCGCTGA
- a CDS encoding amidohydrolase family protein — protein MTAVLHVTGQVLVGPEEVREQVWVVDGRVTYDPPPAGVEVETVSGYVLPGLVDAHCHVGLESTGGVPPERAEEHAVADREAGALLLRDAGSPVDTHWIDDRDDLPRIIRAGRHIARTKRYIKNFAHEIEPEDLVAYVRQEARRGDGWVKLVGDWIDRETGDLAPCWPAEALRPAIDAAHAEGARVTAHCFGEQSLYDLAEAGIDCIEHATGLQTESVELFAQRGIAIVPTLVNIANFPKFAEAGQKKFPEYAGHMRRLHESRYDVVGAAHDAGVQVFCGTDAGGQLPHGLVADEVVELGRAGLTRTEALSAATWGARAWLGRPGLDEGESADLVVYQDDPREDLRVLKDPAHIVLRGRIVQ, from the coding sequence ATGACTGCGGTGCTCCATGTGACGGGACAGGTCCTCGTCGGTCCGGAGGAGGTGCGCGAGCAGGTCTGGGTCGTCGACGGTCGGGTGACCTACGACCCTCCGCCCGCCGGCGTCGAGGTCGAGACCGTGTCCGGATACGTCCTGCCCGGGCTCGTCGACGCGCACTGCCACGTCGGGCTGGAGTCGACCGGGGGAGTGCCGCCCGAGCGGGCCGAGGAGCACGCCGTCGCCGACCGCGAGGCCGGTGCGCTGCTGCTGCGCGACGCGGGGAGCCCGGTCGACACGCACTGGATCGACGACCGCGACGACCTGCCGCGCATCATCCGCGCCGGTCGTCACATCGCCCGCACCAAGCGCTACATCAAGAACTTCGCTCACGAGATCGAGCCCGAGGACCTCGTCGCGTACGTCCGTCAGGAGGCACGTCGCGGCGACGGCTGGGTCAAGCTCGTCGGCGACTGGATCGACCGCGAGACCGGTGACCTCGCACCGTGCTGGCCGGCCGAGGCGCTGCGGCCGGCCATCGACGCCGCGCACGCCGAGGGCGCTCGGGTGACGGCGCACTGCTTCGGTGAGCAGTCGCTGTACGACCTCGCCGAGGCCGGCATCGACTGCATCGAGCACGCGACCGGCCTGCAGACCGAGTCGGTCGAGCTGTTCGCGCAGCGGGGCATCGCGATCGTGCCGACGCTGGTCAACATCGCCAACTTCCCGAAGTTCGCCGAGGCCGGCCAGAAGAAGTTCCCCGAGTACGCCGGTCACATGCGGCGACTGCACGAGTCGCGCTACGACGTGGTGGGCGCAGCGCACGACGCGGGAGTTCAGGTGTTCTGCGGCACGGACGCCGGCGGTCAGCTGCCGCACGGCCTCGTCGCCGACGAGGTGGTCGAGCTCGGGAGGGCCGGGCTCACCCGTACGGAGGCGTTGTCGGCGGCCACCTGGGGCGCTCGTGCGTGGCTCGGGCGACCCGGCCTCGACGAAGGCGAGAGCGCCGATCTCGTTGTCTACCAGGACGATCCGCGCGAAGACCTGCGCGTCCTGAAGGACCCGGCGCACATCGTCCTGCGAGGCCGTATTGTCCAGTGA
- a CDS encoding NlpC/P60 family protein → MKHTMRYVGAGLVGSAVIATGLAVTHSTANAADTLCVAHGQVTPAAQRAIDAACAEYEKKVPYSWGGGHGGQPGATTGSVYGDEPHETGGYYDDTHVIGFDCSGLMRWAWYRSTGVDYGPDGTSSQGSAMARHGFTTLANPGDSSTYQPGDTIIWRGHTAMYLGDGMIVQAESDPDDLTVKPLSSQGRTPLAVYRYGGDGGTPPPPPEKPDPGQGTPIAVWATDVSVRKDATSASTQVGTTGPGTYGFTCARRGERVSEGGWSNDLWSYSPKLGGFVNNVFMKGEADYGLPTCGGDEPKPKPSPADPGKPLQIWATDVNVRTDATSASGKVRTVQPMTATFTCAKRGQAVSDSGYANDLWSYSPQLGGYVNNVFMKGAADYGLKPC, encoded by the coding sequence ATGAAGCACACGATGCGTTACGTGGGTGCGGGTCTCGTCGGATCCGCAGTGATCGCAACGGGACTCGCGGTCACGCACAGTACGGCCAATGCCGCTGACACGCTGTGTGTGGCCCACGGACAGGTCACGCCGGCGGCGCAGCGCGCCATTGACGCCGCCTGCGCGGAGTACGAGAAGAAGGTGCCCTACTCGTGGGGCGGTGGGCACGGCGGTCAGCCCGGCGCCACCACAGGGAGCGTCTACGGCGACGAGCCGCACGAGACGGGCGGCTACTACGACGACACCCACGTGATCGGGTTCGACTGCTCCGGCCTGATGCGGTGGGCCTGGTACCGCTCGACCGGTGTCGACTACGGCCCTGACGGCACGTCGTCCCAGGGCAGCGCGATGGCTCGGCACGGCTTCACCACGCTGGCCAACCCCGGCGACTCCAGCACCTACCAGCCGGGCGACACGATCATCTGGCGCGGTCACACGGCGATGTACCTCGGCGACGGCATGATCGTGCAGGCCGAGAGCGACCCGGACGACCTGACGGTCAAGCCGCTGAGCTCACAGGGTCGTACGCCGCTCGCGGTCTACCGCTACGGCGGTGACGGCGGTACGCCCCCGCCGCCTCCCGAGAAGCCCGACCCCGGCCAGGGCACGCCGATCGCGGTGTGGGCCACCGACGTGTCGGTCCGCAAGGACGCCACCAGTGCGAGCACGCAGGTCGGGACGACGGGCCCCGGCACGTACGGCTTCACCTGCGCCCGGCGTGGCGAGCGGGTCAGCGAGGGCGGCTGGTCGAACGACCTGTGGTCGTACTCGCCGAAGCTGGGCGGGTTCGTCAACAACGTGTTCATGAAGGGCGAGGCGGACTACGGGCTCCCGACGTGCGGTGGCGACGAGCCGAAGCCGAAGCCGTCGCCCGCGGATCCGGGCAAGCCGCTGCAGATCTGGGCGACCGACGTCAACGTGCGGACGGATGCGACGTCGGCGTCGGGCAAGGTCCGCACGGTGCAGCCGATGACGGCGACGTTCACGTGCGCCAAGCGCGGGCAGGCGGTGAGCGACAGCGGGTACGCCAACGACCTGTGGTCGTACTCGCCGCAGCTGGGCGGCTATGTCAACAACGTGTTCATGAAGGGCGCGGCCGACTACGGCCTCAAGCCCTGCTGA
- a CDS encoding ArsR/SmtB family transcription factor, which produces MGRLVGQARHDVLRIAQQPTTTSELAERCVMSVSNASRHAAALRDAGLLVSQRDGQCVRHQTTPLGRALLHGAA; this is translated from the coding sequence GTGGGCCGACTGGTCGGGCAGGCCCGTCATGACGTGCTCCGCATCGCTCAGCAGCCGACGACCACCAGCGAGCTCGCCGAGCGGTGCGTGATGTCGGTGTCCAACGCGAGCCGGCACGCTGCGGCTCTGCGTGACGCGGGGCTGCTCGTCTCGCAGCGCGACGGCCAGTGTGTCCGCCACCAGACGACGCCGCTCGGACGGGCCCTGCTGCACGGGGCCGCCTGA